In Promicromonospora sp. Populi, one genomic interval encodes:
- a CDS encoding VOC family protein translates to MSADTSITIQQTFLPHTDPEASLAFYRDALGFEVLLDVGQGTMRWITVGPEGQSGTSIVLTPPAADPGVTDTERQTIAEMMAKGTYAAVILGSKDLDGTFDRVQATGAEVMQEPIDQPYGFRDCAFRDPAGNTVRIKQL, encoded by the coding sequence ATGAGCGCAGACACCAGCATCACCATCCAGCAGACGTTCCTCCCGCACACCGACCCCGAGGCCTCGCTGGCCTTCTACCGGGACGCCCTCGGCTTCGAGGTCCTCCTCGACGTCGGCCAGGGCACCATGCGATGGATCACCGTGGGCCCCGAAGGCCAGTCCGGCACGTCCATCGTGCTGACGCCGCCCGCCGCCGACCCCGGCGTGACCGACACCGAGCGCCAGACCATCGCCGAGATGATGGCCAAGGGCACCTACGCCGCCGTCATCCTGGGCAGCAAGGACCTGGACGGCACGTTCGACCGGGTGCAGGCCACCGGCGCCGAGGTCATGCAGGAGCCGATCGACCAGCCGTACGGCTTCCGCGACTGCGCCTTCCGCGATCCCGCGGGCAACACCGTGCGCATCAAGCAGCTCTGA
- a CDS encoding helix-turn-helix transcriptional regulator, translating to MNSRPADAERLRDLALLRRVRDRIDRDYTQPLDVEALAAGVHMSAGHLSRQFKAAYGESPYSYLMTRRIERAMMLLRRGDLSVTEVCFAVGCSSLGTFSTRFTELVGVPPSVYRSDPTLAGQSVDTTGIPACIAKQVTRPVRTRPTRT from the coding sequence GTGAACAGCAGACCCGCCGACGCAGAACGACTGCGCGACCTCGCCCTGCTGCGCCGCGTACGCGACCGCATCGACCGCGACTACACCCAGCCCCTGGACGTCGAGGCGCTCGCGGCCGGGGTGCACATGTCGGCCGGGCACCTGTCACGCCAGTTCAAGGCCGCCTACGGGGAGTCCCCGTACAGCTACCTCATGACGCGGCGCATCGAACGCGCGATGATGCTGCTGCGCCGCGGCGACCTGAGCGTCACCGAAGTCTGCTTCGCCGTCGGCTGCTCGTCGTTGGGCACGTTCAGCACCCGGTTCACCGAGCTGGTCGGGGTGCCGCCGAGCGTCTACCGGAGCGACCCGACGCTGGCGGGCCAGTCGGTCGACACCACAGGTATCCCGGCGTGCATCGCCAAGCAGGTGACCAGGCCGGTGCGAACCCGGCCCACGAGAACCTGA
- a CDS encoding AAA family ATPase — protein sequence MPDPLMIVVGGVPGAGKSTLLARIADDVPRSVVLDPDRYRRAIARRLPSWAPYGTYRWAGHTLHAVMTVARVVRGPRSTAPLLVHDTATRGRRRLALGLLARLRGWDPVLVAVDVSLADALDGQLDRCRVVRPHEFVRHWERWTAQRSVFAAAGGGPLGPWSHVYLLARPDALRRVRELARQRLVVLAEMPETGLETGFGGSRDVARPCAA from the coding sequence GTGCCCGATCCGCTGATGATCGTCGTGGGTGGTGTGCCGGGCGCCGGCAAGAGCACCCTCCTGGCTCGGATCGCCGACGACGTCCCCCGCAGCGTCGTGCTGGATCCCGACCGTTACCGGCGCGCGATCGCCAGGCGGCTGCCCTCCTGGGCGCCGTACGGCACCTATCGCTGGGCGGGGCACACGCTGCACGCGGTGATGACGGTGGCGCGGGTCGTGCGCGGTCCGCGTTCGACCGCCCCGCTGCTGGTGCACGACACCGCCACCCGCGGCCGCCGTCGGCTGGCCCTGGGTCTGCTGGCGCGGCTGCGTGGCTGGGATCCCGTGCTGGTGGCGGTCGACGTGTCGCTGGCGGACGCGCTGGATGGTCAGCTGGACCGGTGCCGCGTGGTGCGGCCGCACGAGTTCGTGCGGCACTGGGAGCGGTGGACGGCGCAGCGGTCGGTGTTCGCGGCGGCCGGCGGCGGTCCCCTGGGTCCGTGGTCGCACGTGTACCTGCTGGCACGTCCCGATGCGCTGCGCCGGGTTCGCGAGCTGGCCCGGCAGCGCTTGGTCGTCCTGGCGGAAATGCCCGAGACAGGTCTTGAGACAGGTTTTGGCGGGTCCCGGGACGTGGCCAGGCCCTGCGCCGCCTAG
- a CDS encoding carboxymuconolactone decarboxylase family protein, translating into MTIIRTPEPPDADGTWAQLYAGDLDTLGYVPSHTRVMATNPEAQRAFEALVGAVVPSIGLRLYELVTLAAAGAIGSQACRLAHGRKSRTLFDDAQLELIARDFRTAGLTQLEVAAMEVAERVSGDSAAMTEADTLRLRELGLTDRQIVDVVLAAAARNYYSRALHALAVPPDVPPDLPEPLREALAGGLPDQHA; encoded by the coding sequence ATGACGATCATCCGGACACCCGAGCCGCCGGACGCCGACGGGACCTGGGCGCAGCTGTACGCGGGCGACCTCGACACGCTCGGCTACGTGCCCAGCCACACCCGGGTGATGGCGACCAACCCCGAGGCGCAGCGCGCGTTCGAGGCACTGGTGGGCGCCGTCGTCCCGAGCATCGGCCTGCGGCTCTACGAGCTGGTGACCCTCGCGGCCGCCGGGGCGATCGGGTCCCAGGCGTGCCGCCTGGCGCACGGGCGCAAGTCGCGCACCCTGTTCGACGACGCCCAGCTCGAGCTGATCGCCCGGGACTTCCGCACCGCTGGTCTCACTCAGCTTGAGGTCGCGGCGATGGAGGTCGCCGAGCGGGTCAGCGGGGACTCCGCGGCGATGACCGAGGCGGACACGCTGCGGCTGCGCGAGCTCGGGCTCACCGACCGGCAGATCGTCGACGTCGTCCTGGCGGCCGCGGCCCGCAACTACTACAGCCGGGCCCTGCACGCCCTGGCCGTCCCGCCGGACGTGCCGCCCGACCTGCCGGAACCTCTCCGGGAGGCGCTGGCAGGCGGGCTCCCCGATCAGCACGCGTAG